One Prolixibacteraceae bacterium DNA segment encodes these proteins:
- a CDS encoding transposase yields MGTLKRSRRKFSSSFKSKVVIEALKERESLQELALRYELHVNQISKWKQEFLSNSSIVFTQKNREKDDSINKDELYSKIGRLEMENEFLKKNLNLFEDL; encoded by the coding sequence ATGGGAACATTGAAAAGAAGTCGTCGAAAATTTAGTTCTTCATTTAAATCTAAGGTAGTAATAGAGGCACTAAAAGAGCGAGAAAGCTTACAAGAGTTAGCTTTACGCTATGAACTACATGTGAACCAAATATCCAAATGGAAACAAGAGTTCCTGTCTAACAGTAGTATTGTTTTTACTCAAAAGAATAGAGAGAAAGATGATTCTATCAATAAAGACGAGCTGTACTCTAAGATTGGACGCTTGGAAATGGAGAATGAGTTTCTAAAAAAAAACTTAAATCTCTTCGAGGATCTATAA
- a CDS encoding AraC family transcriptional regulator, with protein sequence MEQSFKYLTYNENDILWGIYANVAGVAVIKPGEKYPPSGHPNNYNFKWENGRILDEFQLLYITQGTGVFETKTKKYNVKEGDTILLFPYEWHRYRPMLETGWTEYYVGFNGGFNNQMMHFFSPDNPVNYIGFNEQVHQSFKIILQLSSEEKIGFQQAIGGQIIYLLGQVRLIVTNNAYANNAIERIINQSRVYMRSNVTENIRMEDLACDLKISYSLFRTEFKKYTGVSPGQYLLQLKIQLAKNLLSNTQMSIKEVSYNSGFESPYYFSRVFKKYTNATPSEFRHRIRSHS encoded by the coding sequence ATGGAACAGTCTTTTAAATACCTTACTTATAATGAGAATGATATCCTTTGGGGTATTTATGCCAATGTTGCTGGAGTTGCTGTTATTAAACCTGGGGAAAAATATCCTCCATCAGGTCATCCTAATAACTATAACTTCAAATGGGAAAATGGTCGTATTCTTGATGAGTTTCAATTACTATATATAACCCAGGGAACAGGTGTTTTTGAAACTAAAACTAAAAAATACAATGTAAAAGAAGGGGATACAATATTACTATTCCCTTATGAGTGGCATCGCTATAGACCAATGTTAGAAACTGGTTGGACAGAATATTATGTTGGCTTTAATGGTGGTTTTAACAATCAGATGATGCATTTCTTTAGTCCTGATAATCCTGTAAACTATATTGGATTTAATGAGCAGGTCCATCAATCTTTTAAAATAATATTACAACTGTCTAGTGAAGAAAAAATTGGTTTTCAACAAGCTATTGGAGGTCAAATTATATATTTATTAGGACAGGTTAGACTGATAGTTACAAACAATGCTTATGCAAACAATGCGATTGAGAGAATTATTAACCAATCACGTGTATATATGCGTTCGAATGTAACTGAAAATATTAGAATGGAAGATCTTGCGTGTGATCTAAAGATTAGTTATTCTCTTTTTAGAACTGAGTTTAAAAAATATACTGGAGTATCTCCTGGGCAATATCTTTTACAACTGAAAATACAATTGGCTAAGAATCTACTTTCAAACACTCAAATGTCGATAAAAGAGGTATCTTATAATTCAGGTTTTGAGTCTCCTTATTATTTTTCTAGAGTGTTTAAAAAGTATACCAATGCAACTCCATCAGAATTTAGACATCGTATTAGATCTCATTCATAA
- a CDS encoding RagB/SusD family nutrient uptake outer membrane protein — protein sequence MKNIISKYTLVTSAIVLFLLTSCDDFLDKKPLDQVTPQVYLNEESQLASYAITQYSFPTHGGWGIGTFGYDNNTDNQATSNSNKIYKPGQYRVGNVDSWTFSKIRKLNYFIEDVIPKWKEDKIRGNKTNIEHYIGEVYFLRAYEYFNKLQALGDFPIIRKVLKDQKEELIEASKRQPRNLVARFIISDLDSAIMLMKNNPSGGKNRLTKSAAQLFKSRVALFEGTWLKYHKGTAHVPGGQGWTGAGLSYLSDFTIDIDSEIDYFLKESKSAAKEVINEYSLTNNNHQLNAPEIWDNPYYDMFSAEDLTIFNEVIFWRSFNITENVYHHTNHYLQDSGGNSGYTKGFVESFLMSNGLPIYASGSGYSGDTTVKLVKKNRDERLQLFMKAKGEIITEADTAKAPNIISIAERRSVTGYDIKKGVSRYKNQSQNSTLGSIVFRATEAYLNYIEASYLLSGGIDATASKCWRDLRNRAGVNPDFNITIASTDMSKESKGDWGAYSKGALIDATLYNIRRERRCELMAEGSRMRDLKRWRALDQVHNYQIEGFNLWGGAILKDYEDDKGNSTLIPEGTSDSPNVSNQSNSNYLRPYQIIKKNNLVYDGYNWNKAHYLEPIAFSHFQLSSHGTPSESVIYQNPYWPIAANGTPID from the coding sequence ATGAAAAATATAATCTCAAAATATACCCTTGTCACAAGCGCTATTGTTCTTTTCTTGTTGACAAGTTGTGATGATTTTCTTGATAAGAAACCGTTAGATCAGGTTACTCCTCAAGTATATCTAAACGAAGAGAGTCAATTAGCATCATATGCAATAACTCAGTATAGCTTTCCGACACATGGAGGTTGGGGCATCGGAACTTTTGGTTATGATAACAATACAGACAATCAGGCAACCTCAAACTCAAATAAAATATATAAACCAGGGCAGTATCGTGTTGGAAATGTCGATAGTTGGACTTTTTCGAAAATACGAAAACTAAATTATTTCATTGAAGATGTAATCCCTAAATGGAAAGAGGATAAAATTCGAGGAAATAAAACGAATATAGAACATTATATTGGAGAAGTATATTTTCTAAGGGCTTATGAATACTTTAACAAGCTACAAGCATTAGGTGATTTTCCTATAATCCGTAAAGTCTTAAAGGATCAAAAAGAGGAGCTAATTGAAGCGAGTAAAAGGCAACCACGAAATTTAGTTGCACGGTTTATTATTTCAGACCTTGACTCTGCTATCATGTTAATGAAAAACAATCCTTCAGGAGGTAAAAATAGACTAACCAAATCGGCAGCGCAACTTTTTAAGTCAAGAGTGGCACTATTTGAAGGAACATGGTTAAAGTACCATAAAGGGACAGCCCATGTTCCTGGAGGCCAAGGTTGGACAGGAGCAGGTCTTAGTTATCTAAGTGATTTCACTATCGATATTGATAGCGAAATAGATTATTTCTTAAAAGAGTCCAAAAGTGCAGCCAAAGAAGTTATTAATGAGTATAGCTTAACAAATAATAACCACCAACTAAATGCTCCAGAAATATGGGATAACCCATACTATGATATGTTCTCCGCTGAAGACTTAACTATTTTTAATGAAGTTATATTTTGGAGAAGTTTTAATATAACAGAAAATGTATATCATCATACGAATCATTACTTACAAGATAGTGGAGGAAATTCAGGATATACAAAAGGTTTTGTAGAATCGTTCTTAATGAGCAATGGACTTCCAATATATGCTAGTGGTAGTGGATATTCTGGAGATACAACAGTAAAACTTGTAAAAAAGAATCGAGATGAACGTCTTCAACTTTTTATGAAAGCTAAAGGTGAAATAATTACAGAAGCTGATACAGCTAAAGCACCTAATATTATTTCAATTGCTGAAAGACGAAGTGTTACTGGTTATGACATTAAAAAAGGAGTTTCTAGATATAAAAATCAGTCGCAAAATAGTACACTTGGTAGTATTGTATTCAGGGCTACAGAAGCCTATCTGAACTACATAGAAGCATCGTATTTGCTTTCTGGAGGAATTGATGCAACTGCAAGTAAATGCTGGAGAGATTTACGCAATAGAGCTGGTGTTAATCCTGATTTCAATATCACTATCGCTTCAACTGATATGTCAAAGGAATCAAAGGGAGACTGGGGTGCATACTCAAAAGGCGCTTTGATAGATGCAACACTATACAATATAAGAAGAGAAAGACGTTGTGAATTAATGGCAGAGGGATCTCGTATGAGAGATTTAAAACGTTGGAGAGCATTGGATCAAGTTCATAATTATCAAATTGAAGGTTTCAATTTATGGGGAGGAGCAATATTGAAAGACTATGAAGATGATAAAGGAAATTCTACTTTGATCCCAGAAGGCACATCTGATTCACCTAATGTATCAAACCAAAGTAATAGTAATTATTTAAGGCCCTATCAGATTATTAAGAAAAACAATCTAGTATATGATGGATACAATTGGAATAAAGCACATTACTTAGAACCAATAGCATTCTCACACTTTCAGTTATCGTCACATGGGACTCCATCAGAGTCTGTAATATACCAGAATCCATATTGGCCAATTGCAGCCAATGGAACACCTATTGACTAG
- a CDS encoding DDE-type integrase/transposase/recombinase translates to MDITYIPLQKGFMYMTAIIDVFSRYIVGWNLSNSLDASVSIDVVKNAVEKHGKPEILNSDQGSQFTSEAYLNILKEYCIAISMDSKGRALDNIYIERFWRTIKYDYIYINPPSDGIVLYKGIQNWLEHYHYRAHQGINRKKPFELYSKVA, encoded by the coding sequence ATAGATATTACATATATTCCACTTCAAAAAGGTTTTATGTACATGACAGCAATTATTGATGTTTTTAGTCGATATATTGTAGGTTGGAATTTATCAAACTCTCTTGATGCATCTGTAAGTATAGATGTTGTAAAGAATGCAGTAGAGAAGCATGGTAAGCCTGAAATACTTAATAGTGATCAAGGTAGTCAGTTTACTTCAGAAGCTTATTTAAATATATTAAAAGAGTATTGTATCGCCATAAGTATGGACAGTAAAGGTAGAGCTCTGGATAACATCTATATCGAACGGTTTTGGAGAACAATCAAATATGATTACATTTATATCAATCCACCTTCTGATGGAATAGTCTTATACAAAGGTATACAGAATTGGTTAGAACATTACCATTACAGAGCACACCAAGGAATTAATAGAAAAAAACCATTTGAGCTCTATAGTAAAGTGGCATAA
- a CDS encoding IS3 family transposase, producing the protein MDKCIMEYPTFGVIRMQSMLQDNGLSASYERVRRLMRKARIRPILSTKESNEKKRRQEYLSIFVKWIECHMKKSGLANRYYIYSTSKRFYVHDSNY; encoded by the coding sequence ATGGATAAGTGTATTATGGAATATCCAACATTTGGAGTTATTCGAATGCAGTCGATGTTACAAGATAATGGGTTATCTGCATCATATGAGCGTGTAAGAAGGTTGATGCGGAAAGCAAGAATTAGACCTATTCTATCCACGAAAGAATCTAACGAAAAAAAGAGAAGACAAGAATATCTATCCATATTTGTTAAATGGATTGAATGTCACATGAAGAAATCAGGTCTGGCAAATAGATATTACATATATTCCACTTCAAAAAGGTTTTATGTACATGACAGCAATTATTGA
- a CDS encoding L-rhamnose isomerase, which translates to MTTKNMILEAYELANKQYAELGVDTNEAIEKLDKLVISLHCWQTDDVSGTENPEGTLSGGIQATGNYPGKARNISEIMTDLEKVMSLLPGKQRINVHALYGDFSEERVDRDSITIKQFQHWVDWCKKLEIGMDFNGSFFSHPNADSGFTLSSKDERIRKFWVEHLKRTRDIANEIGKQLGSPCILNTWIPDGSKDTPIDRNGMRAQLTKSLDEGFKTEYPKKHMKDAVESKVFGIGAESMTVGSHDYYLGYAIKNNKMICLDNGHFHPTEIVGDKISSCLQFVDEVLLHVTRPVRWDSDHVVTLNDETQLIASEIVRNDFMHRINVGLDFFDASINRIGAYVVGTRAVQKAFLIALLEPTNKLVELEENGKNFERLAMLEELKSKPFGAIWDYYCMINDVPIGENYIKDIQQYEEDVLKKR; encoded by the coding sequence ATGACAACAAAGAATATGATCTTAGAGGCCTATGAGTTGGCTAATAAACAATATGCGGAACTAGGGGTAGATACAAATGAAGCAATAGAGAAGCTCGATAAATTAGTAATCAGTTTGCATTGTTGGCAAACTGATGATGTCTCAGGAACAGAGAATCCAGAAGGAACACTCTCTGGGGGTATTCAAGCTACAGGAAATTACCCAGGTAAAGCACGTAATATTTCAGAGATCATGACAGACCTTGAGAAAGTTATGTCGCTACTTCCAGGCAAACAGCGCATTAATGTACATGCATTGTATGGAGATTTTTCAGAGGAGAGAGTAGATCGCGATTCTATTACAATTAAGCAGTTTCAACATTGGGTAGATTGGTGTAAAAAATTAGAAATTGGTATGGACTTCAATGGTTCATTTTTTTCACATCCAAACGCAGATAGTGGATTTACATTATCTTCAAAAGATGAGAGAATCAGAAAATTTTGGGTAGAACACTTAAAACGAACAAGGGATATTGCAAACGAAATCGGAAAACAACTTGGATCTCCATGTATATTAAACACATGGATCCCAGATGGATCAAAAGATACACCCATCGATCGAAATGGAATGCGAGCTCAATTAACAAAATCTCTTGATGAAGGATTTAAAACAGAATATCCTAAAAAACATATGAAGGATGCTGTGGAAAGTAAAGTATTCGGTATTGGAGCTGAATCCATGACAGTAGGATCTCACGATTATTACTTGGGTTATGCCATCAAAAACAATAAGATGATTTGTCTAGATAATGGACATTTTCATCCAACTGAAATAGTAGGAGATAAAATTTCTTCATGTCTTCAGTTTGTAGATGAAGTTTTATTACACGTAACTCGTCCTGTTAGATGGGATTCGGACCATGTTGTAACATTGAATGATGAGACACAGTTAATTGCCTCAGAAATTGTTCGTAATGATTTTATGCATAGAATAAACGTTGGACTTGATTTCTTTGATGCATCAATCAATAGAATTGGAGCCTATGTTGTCGGAACTCGTGCAGTACAAAAAGCATTTCTAATCGCACTGTTAGAGCCAACAAACAAACTTGTTGAGTTAGAAGAAAATGGAAAGAACTTCGAACGATTAGCAATGTTAGAAGAGCTTAAAAGCAAACCATTTGGTGCAATATGGGATTACTATTGTATGATTAATGATGTTCCTATTGGTGAAAATTATATTAAAGATATACAACAGTATGAAGAGGATGTTTTAAAAAAGAGGTAA
- a CDS encoding TonB-dependent receptor produces MKFFFIINILCTLSAGATNTVSNNNFSKNTREIIKDDGLEKTIKGKITDVSGEPIPGVNIYSKKNPLNGTISDFDGNYSIRLNKGDTEVVFTYIGYKEQIVKISNNLVINVTLKEDVTGLNEVVVRGFGTQKKVNITGSVASVTSEKIEDRPVQNVTQALQGLVAGMNFGTSGGGALNNKMQINIRGTGTIGGGSNSSPLVLIDGMEGDMNSLNPQDIESISVLKDASASSIYGSRAAFGVILITTKKGKIGSMKVSYNTNFRWSDPLLLPKMMNSLDFANYWNEGLKNSGSNPMFDQETIDRIIQYQKGEITDQTIAKDNGRWALWDKPNANTDWFKEHYKSWAPSQEHAINMTGGSEKVQYYLSTNYLGQDGLLTHAQDSYKRFTLTANVTAKLADKLTIKYGSKFIRENYKTASAHNSLFFHNIARRWPVNPTKDPNGNYAEGSQIQELENGGRKSDEKDQLYNQFRLDFEPIKGFKIISELNYRTDTYFNSRYELPVYAYDTDNKPYPIASGYASPGSSMASEFSAKNTYFNPNIYSEWSQNINDHSFTLLTGFQSESNNYRKFGGYRKDLITSELPTINTATGDDIITSGGKNAWSTAGFFGRLNYNYKEKYLIELNARYDGTSRFLQEKRWNLFPSVSGGWNLSKESFWKPIKNTVNTFKLRASWGELGNQNTKKLYPFYVTMPIGVNNGGWLIDGKKTNTANSPGLVSSSLTWETVRSWNVGLDAGVFDNRLTVVFDYFNRITKNMVGPAPSLPVTLGTDVPKINNADMKSWGFELELAWRDNIGDFSYGIRGLLADDQQKVTRYPNETGNLDTWYSGKMNNEIWGYSTQGIAKTDQEMNDWLKKNNQNSLGDNWAAGDIMYQDINGDEEINSGANTLDDHGDLKIIGNSTPRFKYSIDIDMAFKGFDFRMLWQGVGKRDYALGGPYFWGANSNMWQAAAFESHLDYFRPEGHELGANLDAYYPRPLMDRGGKNTRTQTRYLQNAAYLRLKNIQLGYTISKNITKRVGISKLRLYVSGENLLTFTKMSKMFDPETISGGWSDGKIYPLSKTISIGANITF; encoded by the coding sequence ATGAAGTTTTTTTTCATTATTAATATTCTATGCACTTTATCAGCAGGTGCAACAAACACGGTATCCAACAATAATTTCTCCAAGAACACACGAGAGATAATTAAGGACGATGGATTAGAAAAAACGATTAAGGGGAAAATAACAGATGTCTCAGGAGAGCCAATTCCTGGAGTTAATATTTATTCAAAGAAAAATCCATTAAATGGTACAATATCTGATTTTGATGGAAATTATTCAATTCGTTTAAATAAAGGAGATACTGAAGTTGTATTCACTTATATTGGTTATAAAGAACAGATAGTCAAAATTTCAAATAATTTAGTAATCAACGTAACTCTGAAAGAAGATGTTACTGGTTTAAATGAAGTTGTAGTTAGAGGGTTTGGAACACAGAAGAAAGTGAATATCACAGGTTCTGTTGCTTCAGTAACATCAGAAAAAATCGAAGATAGACCAGTTCAAAATGTAACACAAGCCCTTCAGGGATTGGTTGCTGGAATGAACTTTGGTACAAGTGGTGGTGGTGCATTGAATAATAAGATGCAAATTAATATTAGGGGTACCGGAACCATTGGAGGAGGGTCGAACTCAAGTCCTTTAGTACTGATTGATGGAATGGAGGGAGATATGAACTCATTAAACCCACAGGACATCGAGAGCATTTCTGTACTAAAAGATGCTTCTGCGTCATCTATCTACGGTTCAAGAGCAGCATTTGGGGTCATTCTGATTACTACTAAAAAGGGTAAGATAGGTAGTATGAAAGTGTCATATAACACAAACTTCCGATGGAGTGATCCTCTACTTCTACCAAAGATGATGAATTCATTAGACTTTGCTAATTATTGGAATGAGGGGTTAAAAAACTCGGGTAGTAATCCTATGTTTGATCAAGAAACCATAGATCGTATCATTCAATATCAAAAAGGGGAGATAACAGATCAAACTATCGCTAAAGATAATGGTCGATGGGCACTGTGGGATAAGCCTAATGCAAACACTGATTGGTTTAAAGAGCACTACAAAAGTTGGGCTCCATCTCAAGAGCATGCAATTAATATGACTGGAGGATCAGAAAAGGTTCAATATTATCTTTCCACAAACTATCTAGGCCAAGATGGATTATTAACACATGCGCAGGACAGTTACAAACGTTTCACATTAACTGCGAATGTGACTGCAAAACTAGCAGATAAGTTGACAATAAAATATGGTAGTAAGTTTATTCGAGAGAATTATAAGACAGCATCTGCTCATAATAGTCTATTTTTTCATAATATAGCAAGGCGTTGGCCAGTCAATCCAACCAAAGACCCGAATGGTAACTATGCGGAAGGAAGTCAAATTCAGGAACTTGAAAATGGTGGTCGAAAAAGTGATGAAAAAGACCAACTATATAATCAATTTAGATTAGATTTTGAACCAATAAAAGGATTTAAAATTATCTCTGAATTGAACTATAGAACAGACACATACTTTAATAGCCGTTACGAATTGCCTGTTTATGCATACGACACAGATAACAAGCCTTATCCAATAGCATCAGGCTATGCATCTCCTGGCAGCTCTATGGCTTCCGAATTTTCAGCAAAGAACACATACTTCAATCCCAATATCTATTCTGAATGGAGTCAAAATATTAATGATCACAGTTTCACATTACTTACAGGCTTCCAGTCAGAATCAAATAATTATAGAAAATTTGGAGGGTATAGAAAAGATCTTATCACAAGTGAACTCCCAACAATTAACACTGCAACAGGAGATGATATAATTACTAGTGGAGGGAAAAATGCATGGTCTACTGCAGGATTCTTTGGTCGTTTAAATTACAACTACAAAGAGAAGTATTTAATAGAACTGAATGCCAGATATGATGGTACTAGTAGGTTTCTTCAAGAGAAACGTTGGAACTTGTTTCCTTCTGTATCTGGAGGATGGAATCTATCAAAAGAAAGCTTCTGGAAACCTATTAAAAATACAGTTAACACATTCAAGCTTCGTGCCTCTTGGGGAGAATTAGGAAATCAAAATACGAAAAAATTATATCCATTTTATGTAACGATGCCAATTGGAGTAAACAATGGTGGATGGCTTATTGATGGTAAGAAAACAAATACGGCTAATAGTCCAGGATTAGTGAGTTCTTCATTGACATGGGAAACTGTTCGATCATGGAATGTTGGTCTAGATGCAGGTGTTTTTGATAATCGATTAACAGTAGTTTTTGACTATTTTAATCGAATTACGAAAAATATGGTAGGACCTGCTCCTTCACTACCTGTCACCCTAGGGACGGATGTTCCAAAGATCAACAATGCGGATATGAAATCTTGGGGTTTTGAGTTGGAATTAGCATGGCGTGATAATATTGGAGATTTCAGTTATGGTATACGAGGATTATTGGCTGATGACCAACAAAAAGTGACACGATATCCAAATGAAACTGGAAATCTAGATACATGGTATTCAGGAAAAATGAATAACGAGATTTGGGGTTATAGTACACAAGGTATTGCCAAAACAGATCAAGAGATGAATGATTGGCTGAAAAAGAACAATCAGAATTCACTTGGTGATAATTGGGCTGCAGGTGATATTATGTACCAAGATATTAACGGTGATGAAGAGATAAACAGTGGTGCAAATACATTGGATGATCATGGCGATTTGAAAATAATTGGAAACAGCACTCCTCGTTTCAAATATAGTATTGATATCGATATGGCATTTAAAGGGTTCGACTTTAGAATGTTGTGGCAAGGTGTTGGTAAACGTGATTATGCACTAGGGGGACCTTATTTTTGGGGAGCAAACTCAAATATGTGGCAAGCTGCAGCATTTGAATCTCACCTTGATTATTTCCGCCCTGAGGGACATGAGTTAGGAGCAAATCTGGATGCATACTATCCACGTCCATTAATGGATAGAGGAGGAAAAAACACCCGAACACAAACAAGATATCTTCAAAATGCTGCATATCTACGTCTGAAAAATATCCAACTAGGGTATACCATCAGTAAAAACATTACCAAAAGAGTTGGGATTTCAAAACTTCGCTTATATGTCTCAGGAGAGAATCTATTGACTTTTACCAAGATGAGTAAGATGTTTGATCCTGAAACAATTAGTGGTGGTTGGTCAGATGGTAAAATATATCCACTTTCCAAAACTATTTCGATAGGAGCAAACATAACATTCTAA
- a CDS encoding L-rhamnose/proton symporter RhaT: MSSLSAIGMIAIGSLGAASFYVPLKKIKNWAWESYWIFQGIAAWIVAPWLFAYLTVPDGTLVSIIKEAPMDSILLTIFFGILWGVGGLCFGLSIRYLGIALGQSIALGFCAAFGTLIPPLIAGKNLLTSTEGILMIVGVSVCIIGIILIGYAGALKTIHLSEEERKKAIKEFALKKGLIIALIAGLMSAAFSYGFIAGKPIDKLALRYGINPLFQSNPTLIFILSGGFLTNFIYCVFLNIKNKTYRDYTTSSSKVWANNIIFTFLAGILWFLQFHFYGMGKSQMTISTVTFSWSILMALNIAIGNIWGIFLGEWKGTTKTTKAILILGILVLILSTFVISLK; this comes from the coding sequence ATGAGTTCATTAAGCGCAATCGGTATGATTGCAATAGGAAGTTTAGGAGCAGCAAGCTTTTATGTCCCGTTAAAAAAAATAAAAAATTGGGCATGGGAGTCATATTGGATATTTCAAGGAATTGCTGCGTGGATAGTAGCTCCTTGGCTTTTTGCCTATTTAACAGTTCCAGATGGTACACTCGTGAGTATAATAAAAGAGGCTCCTATGGATTCTATTTTACTCACTATTTTTTTTGGTATTCTATGGGGGGTTGGTGGTTTATGCTTCGGGTTGAGTATTCGATATTTAGGCATTGCATTAGGACAAAGTATTGCATTAGGTTTTTGTGCAGCATTTGGAACACTAATTCCACCTCTGATAGCAGGGAAAAATCTACTTACTAGCACTGAAGGAATACTGATGATTGTAGGGGTGTCTGTATGTATTATAGGAATAATATTAATTGGGTATGCGGGAGCTTTAAAAACGATCCACTTAAGCGAAGAAGAACGTAAAAAAGCTATAAAGGAATTTGCATTAAAAAAGGGGTTAATAATTGCACTTATAGCAGGTTTAATGAGTGCCGCATTTAGTTATGGATTTATAGCAGGAAAGCCTATCGATAAACTTGCATTAAGATATGGAATTAACCCCCTGTTTCAGAGTAATCCGACCTTAATATTTATTTTATCAGGTGGATTTTTAACAAATTTCATCTACTGTGTATTCTTAAATATAAAAAATAAAACTTACCGAGACTACACTACATCATCCTCTAAAGTATGGGCTAACAATATCATATTTACATTCTTGGCTGGGATCTTATGGTTCTTACAGTTCCATTTTTATGGAATGGGTAAAAGTCAGATGACCATATCCACAGTAACCTTTTCGTGGAGTATCCTAATGGCATTAAATATAGCAATCGGGAATATTTGGGGAATATTTCTTGGCGAGTGGAAAGGAACCACTAAGACAACAAAGGCAATCTTAATTCTAGGTATTCTCGTTCTTATTCTATCCACTTTTGTAATAAGCCTAAAATAA